One window from the genome of Acidimicrobiales bacterium encodes:
- a CDS encoding Rrf2 family transcriptional regulator, whose product RSPDEISLAQIVSAVDGPIAAGDFGEPHENGACDHEGQCVLLAVWADVGEVIRTHLQSYSLADMVDRAQGNVAAPV is encoded by the coding sequence CACGGTCGCCCGACGAGATCTCGCTCGCCCAGATCGTCTCTGCCGTCGACGGGCCGATTGCGGCCGGCGACTTCGGTGAGCCACACGAGAACGGAGCCTGTGATCACGAGGGCCAATGCGTGCTCCTGGCCGTCTGGGCCGATGTGGGCGAGGTCATCCGCACCCATCTGCAGTCCTACAGCCTGGCCGACATGGTCGACCGGGCCCAGGGCAACGTGGCCGCCCCGGTCTGA
- a CDS encoding histidine phosphatase family protein, with the protein MAGRLVIVRHGATQWSESGQHTGRTDIPLLPEGEGQAAAVGAYLRSAGWDFALVLTSPLRRAADTCRLTGFVGETEPDLVEWDYGDYEGVASRQIREERPDWSLWEQGVPQGERAADVGRRADRVIERTRRQGGDSLCVAHGHVLRVLTARWLGLPPVAGRLFLLAVGGVSVLGWDGNAPAVELWNFVPDPV; encoded by the coding sequence ATGGCCGGCCGATTGGTGATCGTCCGCCACGGCGCGACGCAGTGGTCCGAAAGTGGTCAACACACGGGGCGCACGGATATTCCCCTGCTCCCCGAAGGAGAGGGTCAGGCGGCAGCGGTCGGTGCCTATCTGCGGTCGGCGGGCTGGGACTTCGCCCTGGTCCTCACGAGCCCGCTGCGCCGGGCCGCCGACACCTGCCGGCTGACGGGGTTCGTGGGCGAGACGGAGCCGGACCTCGTGGAGTGGGATTACGGCGACTACGAGGGCGTCGCGTCGCGCCAGATCCGCGAGGAGAGGCCGGACTGGAGCCTCTGGGAACAGGGCGTGCCCCAGGGGGAGCGCGCGGCGGACGTCGGACGCCGCGCCGACCGGGTGATCGAGCGCACGAGGCGTCAGGGCGGCGACTCGCTCTGCGTGGCCCACGGGCACGTGCTGCGAGTGCTCACCGCCAGGTGGCTGGGGCTGCCGCCCGTCGCCGGACGTCTGTTCCTCCTCGCCGTCGGCGGCGTCAGCGTGCTCGGATGGGACGGGAACGCACCCGCCGTCGAGCTGTGGAACTTCGTGCCGGACCCCGTGTGA